A window of the Arenibacter algicola genome harbors these coding sequences:
- a CDS encoding SRPBCC family protein gives MTILLYIIIGVVILISVLALLAPKSYDVSRSIEIAKPKAIVFDNVKYLKKQQEWSPWSKKDPNMEKKFTGVDGEVGAISYWNGNKDVGEGEQEITRIIEGKRVEAELRFMKPFKSTSDSYLDLEELGKGKTKVTWGFKGENKFPMSIMMLFMNMDKAVGKDFEEGLRNLKSILEK, from the coding sequence ATGACAATATTGCTTTATATAATAATAGGGGTGGTTATATTGATTTCTGTTCTGGCGCTATTGGCGCCCAAAAGTTATGATGTTTCCCGCTCTATAGAAATCGCTAAACCAAAGGCCATAGTGTTTGATAATGTAAAATATTTAAAGAAGCAGCAGGAGTGGTCTCCTTGGTCAAAAAAAGATCCCAATATGGAAAAGAAATTCACAGGTGTTGATGGCGAGGTTGGGGCTATAAGTTATTGGAACGGTAACAAGGATGTGGGTGAGGGTGAGCAGGAAATTACTAGAATAATTGAAGGTAAAAGGGTAGAAGCGGAACTGCGTTTCATGAAGCCTTTTAAGTCAACCTCCGATAGTTATTTGGATCTCGAGGAACTGGGAAAAGGAAAAACTAAGGTTACATGGGGATTTAAGGGTGAGAACAAGTTTCCAATGTCTATCATGATGTTGTTTATGAACATGGATAAGGCTGTTGGTAAGGATTTTGAGGAGGGACTACGAAATTTAAAATCAATATTGGAAAAATAA
- a CDS encoding TrmH family RNA methyltransferase encodes MVDLKLLDYLEDFITPERKARFLDILEDRTNYITVAIEDVYQMHNTSAVVRSCDVFGVQQAHLIESKFGKRLDKDIAMGAQQWVDIKRYNTTTDCIDTLREQGYKIVATTPHRNNCSLTDFKLEGKTALFFGTERDGLSEEVLEKADSFLKIPMVGFTESLNISVSAAIILHTLTSQLRKESINWRLTEEEKLEKRLDWSKKSVRSLNDVLARFHGTK; translated from the coding sequence ATGGTCGATCTGAAGTTGCTTGATTATTTGGAAGATTTTATAACCCCGGAGAGGAAAGCCCGTTTTTTGGATATTTTGGAAGATCGGACAAACTATATAACGGTGGCTATAGAGGATGTTTACCAAATGCACAACACTAGCGCTGTGGTAAGAAGCTGCGATGTCTTTGGAGTGCAGCAGGCCCACCTCATAGAAAGTAAGTTTGGCAAGAGACTGGACAAGGATATTGCCATGGGAGCCCAGCAATGGGTAGATATAAAAAGATACAATACCACGACGGATTGTATAGACACTCTGAGGGAACAAGGGTATAAAATTGTGGCCACAACCCCTCATAGAAATAATTGTTCCCTAACTGATTTTAAGTTAGAGGGTAAGACAGCGCTATTTTTTGGAACGGAGCGGGACGGGCTGAGCGAGGAGGTATTGGAAAAGGCAGATTCTTTCCTGAAAATACCAATGGTGGGGTTTACCGAAAGTTTAAACATTTCCGTTTCGGCCGCAATAATCTTGCATACATTAACGAGTCAATTGCGCAAAGAGAGCATAAATTGGAGGTTGACCGAGGAAGAGAAACTGGAAAAAAGATTGGATTGGAGCAAAAAATCCGTAAGGAGTTTGAATGATGTTTTGGCCAGATTCCACGGAACAAAATGA
- a CDS encoding SIR2 family NAD-dependent protein deacylase, protein MKKIVVLTGAGVSAESGINTFRDADGLWEGHDVTEVATPQGFQKNPNLVLNFYNERRRQLFKVSPNLAHKALVRLEDHFDVSIITQNVDDLHERAGSSQVIHLHGELLKARCSHNPNKIIDWKTDIKIGDLSEDGKQLRPHIVWFGEEVPLLGKAANITQTAQILIVIGTSMQVYPAASLIHYAPRDTPIYFIDPRPNISKTDFNGLTIIQASAVNGVPQLVSDLIGRES, encoded by the coding sequence ATGAAAAAAATAGTAGTCTTAACCGGTGCAGGAGTCAGTGCAGAAAGTGGAATTAACACTTTTAGGGATGCGGATGGATTGTGGGAAGGTCATGATGTCACAGAAGTTGCTACTCCTCAAGGTTTTCAGAAGAATCCCAATTTGGTTCTCAATTTTTACAACGAGAGAAGAAGACAATTGTTCAAGGTCTCCCCCAATTTGGCCCATAAAGCTTTGGTGCGCTTGGAGGACCATTTTGATGTTAGCATCATTACCCAAAATGTGGATGACCTGCACGAAAGGGCAGGCAGCTCCCAGGTGATTCATTTGCACGGGGAGTTATTAAAGGCTAGGTGCAGTCATAATCCCAACAAAATAATTGACTGGAAAACCGACATTAAAATAGGCGACCTTTCTGAAGATGGAAAACAATTGCGCCCCCATATTGTGTGGTTTGGTGAGGAAGTGCCATTATTGGGAAAAGCAGCCAATATTACACAAACCGCCCAAATTTTGATTGTAATCGGCACCTCGATGCAGGTTTATCCAGCGGCCAGTCTAATACACTATGCACCCAGGGATACGCCGATTTATTTTATAGACCCCAGGCCTAATATAAGTAAAACCGATTTTAACGGACTCACCATAATACAGGCCAGTGCCGTAAACGGGGTACCCCAATTGGTTTCGGATTTAATTGGAAGGGAGTCCTAA